The genomic window CGATATAAAATGTGCGGTCTATCTCAAGCTCATAGAGAGCAACGATCATGCCTCCGAAGATCCCGACGATGTCTGCCGTAACGGTGAGCAGGGGAAGGGTAATCATTCCGGCAAGGATCTTTGGGCTCACCAGCTTTTTGACAGGACTCGCCCCCAGGGCACGCATGGCATCGATCTGCTCCGTTACCTGCATAGCGCCGATTTCTGCAGCAATACCAGACCCCACCCTTGCGCCCACCATGATGGAGGCCATGACCGGTCCCAGTTCCCTGACAAGAGACAAGGAAACCACGCTGCCAACGTATATCTCTGCACCGTACATACGGAGTCCATAAATCGTCTGAAGGGCCATTACCATCCCGGTAAAGAGCGCAATGAGATCAACCAAAAAAAGCGACCCTGCCCCAAAATTGTCTATTTCCCGGAGGACGAGCTTCAGGTTGAACGGCGGTATAAAAATCCCCGCAAAACCCTTTGCCGCCAATAAGGACATCTGGCCCACCAAAAGGATCCCTTTTTTACCAGCAGCGTCAATGGATAATAAAATACGCATACGTAATTCCCGCAGTTCTGAATAAACACCTTGTCCGTGCCTATTATTTGTAGACTAATTTGGAAATTATTTTCATCTCACCACAAATCACCGCAAAACGGAATGACTACAAAACCTTAGTCCTTGATGTAATGAAAAGACCGTACCATATCTTCAAAATCAGCCTGAATCTGATTGAATGAACCGGATGGCGCCCAGCATACCAAGTCGTAAACCTTATCTCCTATCCTGACGATATACGAATCGATCGTCAATCGGCAATCATCCATTTCTCCCGCTAAAATCATGTGAAGTGCATCCTGATTATCTATCAGCACAGGGTTCTTCGATATGATTTTCTTACCGGTAATTCCCAAAACAAGGAGTTGTCCGAGCATTTCCATCGAAAATCCTTTATTTTCTACATCGCTTGAGATAATGGCGATCACGGCCTTATATTGTTTATGCCATAATGCGATATCTGCTTTATCTGCTGGAACGGGTTCCCAGCCATACTCAGTCCCTGGTATCTTTATTAGATAATTTTTGTCTTGCGGAGAAAAGATACCCTCTTTGATTTTTATGGTAGCACAACCAGGGACACAGAGAAAAGGTATTATGCTTAAGCAGAAAATTGCTTTTTTTAATGAACTAAAAGACATAGACCTAGCGCGGCACAGCCGCAACCAAATTTCCTTTATGAAAGCGGGGAGATTGCTTCGGAAAAGGCCCTCGCAATGACAGCGACCATGCACTTTGATGGCACACTGCACGTTGTCATTGCGAGTGAAGCGAAGCAATCTTTCACTCATAAAAAACGGTACCTCTTGAAAAGGGTTTATGAAAAAACTTACAAAAAAAAAGAAGTTTTTATACAGTAATACTATATATGAGAATTCGTTGAGTCCTTTGCGGTAAAGCCATAATACGATTCACCCTCTTTGTTCCCCTTGAAATGGACAATGGTTAGGAAAAAAGTCGTGCGTCCGCTTTGCTAAAGAAGGATATAAAGGCTTATATCCATAATATTTTATTCTGTCAAGTTTTTTCCTAAAAGAAAGATTGTTGCCGTGTAAGTTATACCCCAGTTTTCATGAACAATGCTTGACATATTGCCGCTGTTTCTTTAACATAAACAAACTATGATTTCTGTCGATACCGCCATAAAAATTGTTGAAGACACCATTAAACCCCTGCCGGTGAAAACAATACCCTTTGAAAATGCCCTGGGGTTTTGTCTGGCAGAGGACATGCAGTCTGACATCGATATGCCTCCCTTTAACCGTTCGGCAATGGATGGATATGCCGTCATTGCTGAAGATACGGCGAATGCCCCGGTTGAATTAACGGTCATCGAGGACATTGCGGCGGGTCATATGCCCACAAAAAAGGTATCGCATGGACAGGCATCCAAGATCATGACCGGGGCCGCAGTTCCCGCAGGGGCGGATGCCGTGGTTAAATTTGAGGAGACGGAAGACCTTTCCGTAAGCAACCGGGTAAAGATTCTCAGACCCATAGACAAGGGAAGAAACATCTCAAGCCGTGGAGAGGATATGCAGGTTGGGCAAAAGGTTCTTTGCAAAGGCATGCCTGTTCGGTCTCAGGAAATTGGTATTCTTGCCACGATAGGGAAATCCCAAGTCAAGGTATTTTCTGCGCCAACGGTAGGTATCATCTCCACCGGTGACGAACTGGTGGATGTTGGCCTTAAACCCTCCGTTGCACAGATCAGGAATAGCAACGGCTATTCCCTGGCTGCGCAGGCAAGACGTATGCATGCAGAGGTTGACCTCTTAGGTATTGTTAAAGACACCAAGGAAGAAATTTCAAGCATGATGCAGTGGGGTTTCCGAAAGGACATCCTGATCCTTTCCGGCGGCGTCTCTATGGGAGAATATGACCTTGTGGGGGACGTAATGAAGGATTTTAATACCCGGATCTATTTTGAGAAGGTGGCGCTGCGGCCGGGGAAACCGGTTATTTTCGGTAAAAAAGATACAACCTTTATCTTTGCCTTACCGGGAAATCCTGTGGCATCCTTTGTCACGTTTGAATTGTTTGTCTATCCTGCTATCCGAAAGATGATGGGGTTTACTCATGTACACAGAACGACCCTCCAGGCATCATTGGAAACGGAAATCCTTGTCAAAAGGAAGCGCCGTGAATACCGTCCCGCATTCCTTCGCATGCACAACAACACCTGGATGGTCTCTCCGGTAGAATGGCACGGTTCTGCAGACCTGTTGGCAACTACCATGGCCAACTCTTTGCTCATCGTCCGCGAAGACGCAGAAAGACTTGTCACGGGGCAACTGGTAGATGTTATACCGCTGGAATAAACCTTGAGCAGAGCAACCGGTGTAAAAATCCTCGCCCTGTCTTTTTTGACCGTTATCCTCTTATGTCTTTCCTTTCCACCGGCAGACCTTGGCTACCTTGCATGGATCGCCTGTGTCCCGTGGTTCACACTGATCGTAACGGAAAAGAAATATACCTGGCTTTATTCCCTGGGAATAGGTGCGGCATTCTTTATTGTCCAGCTTTCATGGCTTCGCCATATCGCCATTATTGCCTGGGTATTGCTGAGTTTCTATTGTGCTGCCTATTTTCTTGCCTTTGCGTTCTGCTCCCGGTTTATCACGGCCAGACTGAAACTTCCCCTTGTCGTTGTTGTGCCCTGTATCTGGACGGCATGCGAATTTGTCCGTTCCTTTCTGCTCTCGGGTTTTCCATGGTTTTTTATCGGACACACCCAGTATCAGTGCCTGCCAATAATACAGATTGCCGACATTGCCGGTGTCTACGGCATTTCTTTTATCATCATCATGGCCAATGCAGCGATTGCCGACCTGCTCGTCCGGAGCTTTGCCGGACAAAAACGCGCATTTTTCAGCCTCACGTGCATCCTGCCACCCGTGCTCGTGGCAGCCAGTATTCTTTATGGATTTTCATGGCTCAGGCATTATCACCCCAAAGAAGGGCCTGTCGTATGCATGATCCAGGGTAATATACCCCAAGATTTAAAATTTGAGTCTACCGAAGAAGATGAAATACAAATCCTGAAAAAATATACAGACCTATCGATGAGCATACAAGGCACACCAATCGACCTCCTTGTATGGCCAGAGACCATGATGCCGGGAATCCTTAACATCGACCCAGAACTTACGGGCAGAAAGATTGACTTCTTATCGCAGCTTACCGCCACGAAACTCGCACAGGAGTTAAACACAAACCTGCTATTGGGGGGCATTGCCCTGACTTTTGTGGGGAAAGAACAGGTCTACTTTAACAGCGGGTATTACTACAACAGGGAGGGGACGTTGCTCAGTCGCTACGACAAGATTCATCTTGTGCTATTTGGAGAATTTACGCCGTTGAAAACATATTTCCCCTTTTTGGCCAATCTCGTTCCTTACGAAATCGGGTTAACGCATGGCAGCAGACGGACCATATTTTCGCTCGACGCCGTTCAAAACGGGCGTTTTGCGTTTGGTTCTTCTATCTGTTACGAAGATACGGTGCCGTCTCTCATGAGAAAATTCAAGAAGGACGGGGCGGATTTTATGCTCAATATCACAAATGACGGTTGGTTCCGCGACAGCGCGGAGCTTGATCAGCACCTTGCCATTATGGTATTCCGGGCAGTTGAAAACCGCATCTCGATGGCACGCGCCGCCAATACCGGCATATCCTCTTTTGTTGCACCCGATGGCACTATCTATGACAAGTTGTCGGACTCTGCAGGAAAATACCGGGAGATCAGCGGCGTCCTTATCAATCGCATAAAATACGTCGAAAAATACTGTCCTTTCTATGTGCTCTGCGGCGATTGGTTTGCAGTCCTTTGCACAGCAGCAACAGGGATTATCCTTATTCTGGCCATAATTAAATTGAGGGTTATTGACATCGGGAAACCGGAATACAAAGGCCATTGAAAGCGACATCCTTTGATAAGGCCTCTTGTGTTTTGACTTTTTTGCGACTCGTTCAGGCAAAGAGGAATTTCAACCAAAGTTTTTATTCTTGACAGTTTAGCGCTGGCTGATATACTTATATGAATGTTGTTTTGGTTGCACAAGTTGTCTGGCCAAACAGGTATTGGTAAATAACGCGGGGTAGAGCAGCCTGGTAGCTCGTCGGGCTCATAACCCGGAGGCCGTGGGTTCGAATCCCACCCCCGCTACCAATAAAATCAGGGGTCTGCGGCTACACCGCAGTCCTCTCTCCGTACGATTGTGATAAAATTATTATTTTCCCTTGCTTTCTTTTAAGATGCCTGATATCATCCGTTATGTTGGTTGTATGGCAAGGTCATATTCTCTATTGATGTTATATGAAGGCTACAAAGGGCTACAACCTTGTAGCCTTTTTTGTTTTTATAGTTTTTTCAGAAGATGAGAGGGGGTGATGTTAAGAATGGCAAACGGGACCGTGAAATGGTTCAATGACAAGAAGGGATTCGGATTTATTTCTCAGGATAATGGCGATGATGTTTTTGTACATCAAAGTTCTATTCAGTCCGAAGGATTTAGGACCCTTGCAGAAGGGGACAAAGTCGAGTTTGAGATCATAAAGGACCAAAAGGGCTACAAGGCCACAAAAGTTGTTAAATTATAAACCCGTAAAAAAGCACACTCTTATATTTAGAGAATAATCAGTTCCTTTAGATGTGATTTATAAAAATATGGAGTAAGTACTTAACGCATAGTTATAATTACAACCCGGAAACCCCAATATCAGTAAAAGGATATTGGGGTTTTTGTTTTGATTTCCAGTTGTTTTCTATCTTCTTTTTGTGCTATATTCTTTAGTGAAAGGACGCACCGCCTTTTCGGTGTCTTATTCTCAAAATGCAGGATTTTTTCCATGAAAAGAGAAGAAAATAAACAAACAAAAATTGCGATTGTAATACCTGTCTACAACAGAAAAGCACATACCTTGAATTGTTTGCGTCAGCTTCAGATGATAGATAAAACGGGGATGGATATCACGATTGTTGTCGTAGATGATGGCTCAAGTGACGGTACTTCTGAACTGGTTGCCACTGAATATCCCGAGGTAGTAATTCTTCGCGGTGATGGGAATTTGTGGTGGAGCGGAGCGACAAATATGGGGGTTAAATATGCCTTAGACCAGAAGAGTGATTATGTATTAGCCTTAAATGACGATGTTGAGTTTCAAGGTGATTTTCTGGTGCAGTTACTCAAAACCGCTAAGAGTTATGACAATACGATTGTTTGTGGAATAGTTTGTGATACTGACAGGAAAGATAAAATTATGTCTGCTGGTCTCCGTGCAAAAGGATTCCTGAATTACATCTATACCGGTCATTTATCTGGCGCTGACGTTTCTGCTTTGCCAGAAAATGAGTTTGCGAGTGATATTACCGCTGGCCGTGCGGTGTTAATTCCAACGGAGGTTTTTCGGGAAGTAGGTTTGTTTGATGCCCAGAAGTTTCCCCATCACATGGGAGATATGGATTTTATATTAAGGGCTAAAAAGAAAGGATTTAAAGTCCTTGTCAATCCCAGGTCTTTCGTATATACAAAGATTGGCGACAATTATTTCCCAATACAAATAATAGAAAAATCGGTGTGGCAGAATATTAAGGGCTTTTTTCATGTAAAGTCAACGGTTAATTTTCGTACACGATGGAATTTTTATTTGCGGCATACCCCTTACTTTTTGGGATGGATATCATTTTTGTATTTTTGCTTAAGAATGAGCATTGTAATTATTTATAAGATACTCATGCCAAAACAGATGCTGGTCCGAGTAATGAAGAAAAGAAGCTTGAAGGTGCAATCTATGAAATAATAGCCTTCTGATTTTTTAAAATTTTAGTTGATATTAATTAATATAGATGTTATAATGCTATTTCATTTTTTAATAGCATCTGTTTTTTTTAAATAAGAGGGTAAGCAGTCAAACCGATAAAGGCAAACCCTGAGTGATCAGGGGGCGCAAAGTAAAGGGTCTTAAACTTACAGGGACGTAGAGACGGAGAACCAGAAAAAGACAGCCTTACTGCCGAAGATGTTGTGTTGAATATCTTTGCAGTAAGGCTTTTTTATTTTAATCGGAAAGAGTTGGTTTCAGGCCTTCGCTGATGGTGCAGGCTAAAAACGCTTTTATGCTGCTAAAAAGCAAAAAATGGAGGGTTGTGAACTCTCCATAACAATTTATTTGCGAGGTAGTTATGAAATAATTTTAAATAATGTGATTGTAATAACTAAGGTTTGATTTGTCCTGCCTCTTTTAAATAACAGGCAAACCGATAAGGGCAAACCCTGAGTGATCAGGGGGCGCAAAGTAAAGGGTCTTAAACCTACAGGGACGTAGAGACGGAGAACCAGAAAAAGACAGCCTTACTGCCGAAGATGTTGTGTTGAATATCTTTGCAGTAGGGCTTTTTTATTTTAATCGGAAAGAGTTGGCTCAAGATTTTTATCGATGGTGAAGGCATACAAGTAATTTTGGCGCTGTTTAAAAGTAAGAAATGGAGGACTATGAATGTTCCATAACCTTTTTGTTCGTGAGATATCCGTTAAACAGACTATCTTGGGATGCAAGGGTAACAAAGTTCTATATACGCTCTTCTTTTCTTGTGTATTTCTTTTCTTTGTTTTTCAGCAAGCTTATGCACAAGATTTAATACCTCCCACTGTGAGCGCAACGAGTCCTGTCGGGAATGAGGTTGGGGTGGACATCTACAGCGCTATAGCGGTAACGTTCAGTGAGGAGATGGACGCCAATACGATAACGACGGCAACGTTTATAGTGACCGATGGGGTAACGCCGGTGGTGGGTACGGTGGACTACGCAGGGACAACTGCTACGTTTACCCCGATAGGGAATCTGTCATATGCTACGAATTATACGGCGACGATTACAACGGGTGCGACAGATTTGGCAGGTAATGCACTAGTTGCGAACTATAGCTGGGGTTTTACGGCGGGAGCCGCGCCTCCTCAGGGCCTCCAGGCGTATTATGCGCTCGACGAGGGAAATGGTACCGTCGCAAATGATTTATCGGGTAACGGGAATGATGGCACTATTAATGGCGCTGCCTGGTCCACGGGCAAAGGTGGGGGAGGCTTGAGTTTTGACGGAAGCAATGACTCTGTGGCCGTTCCCCGTATGAATAATGATGAAGTCTCTGTTTGTGCCTGGTTCTATAAAAATACAAATGATCTCACGAGGAATGACGCTCTATTCAGCGGTTATAGGCATAGCTCAAATCAACAACTTCGCGAGGGATTTGAATTACGATTTCCTGCAAGCGCCCCCAATAGAATTGAGTTTGTACTCGTGACACAAGATGGAAACGGTGTAAGGACAACAAGGACGACCCGGAGAAGTTTCATCAATTCCGCCGGGAGTTGGTATCACGTCGTAGGTACTTACAATAAAACAACCGGTATACAGAAGTTATATGTCAACGGAGAGGTAGTTCATACACAGACTCATGTACCAGGGAATACAATCGTGCCACTTGTCTTTTACGCTGATATGCGAATCGGATATTCAAGGGTCAACAACGGTTATTTCAATGGTGTTATTGACAATATCCTTCTTTACAATCGTGTCCTTGATGACAAAGAAATAAGGGATTTATACAATGCCTTTACTTTTGGACTGCAGGCACGATATGCATTCAGTGAAGGGACGGGAATAATTGTCGGTGATTCTTCGGGAAATGGCAATCACGGAAGTATTAGTGGGGGGGCCGCATGGACGTCAGGGAAAAACGGAGGCGGTTTGAATTTTGATGGCATTAACGACCGCGTATCAATTCCGCGTATGAACTACGATGAGGTGTCTGTTGGTGCATGGTGCTATAAAAATGCGAACGATGCCAGCAGAAACGATGCAATTTTTAGTGGATTCCGGAATAATTCCAACGTGCAACTCTGTGAGGGTTTTGAATTGCGATTCCCAGCAAGCGCGCCCAATACTGTTCAGTTCCTCCTGGTAACCCAGAATGGAAGTGGTGTAAGGACACTGAGGACGGCCCAGTGGGATTTAGGAAATTCCGTGGGAAGCTGGTACCACGTTACCGGTATTTATAGCAAAGCAACGGGGGAACAAAGGCTCTATGTGAATGGTCAACTGGTGAATACTCAAACGCATCCTGCCGGGAATACCATTGTGCCGCTTACCCAAAATTCTGATATGAGGATAGGACATTCATGGGTAAATAACGGGTATTTCCATGGTATTCTTGACGATGTCAGACTTTACAAACAGGTACTGAGCGATCAGGAAGTATTGGATTTATTTAATAGCCCGACGGTAAGCGCGACGAGTCCCGTGAGCAATGAGACGAACGTGGCGGTCAACGGAGCGATAACGGTGACGTTCAGCGAGGCGATGGACGCCAATACGCTAACGACGGCGACGTTTAGCCTGACGGACGGAGTGACGCCGGTGACGGGCGCGGTGAGTTATACGGGTACGACGGCGACGTTTACGCCGACGGGCAGTTTGTCGTATGCGACCAGCTATACGGCGACGGTTACGACGGGGGTGACGGACCTGGCGGGCAATGCGCTGGGAGCGAATTACGTATGGGGATTTACGACAGGGGCGGAGCCTGACGTGACGGCGCCGACGGTAAGCGCGACGAGTCCCGTGAGCAATGAGACGAACGTGGCGGTCAACGGAGCGATAACGGTGACGTTCAGCGAGGCGATGGACGCCAATACGCTAACGACGGCGACGTTTAGCCTGACGGACGGAGTGACGCCGGTGACGGGCGCGGTGAGTTATACGGGTACGACGGCGACGTTTACGCCGACGGGCAGTTTGTCGTATGCGACCAGCTATACGGCGACGGTTACGACGGGGGTGACGGACCTGGCGGGCAATGCGCTGGGAGCGAATTACGTATGGGGATTTACGACAGGGGCGGAGCCTGACGTGACGGCGCCGACGGTAAGCGCGACGAGTCCCGTGAGCAATGAGACGAACGTGGCGGTCAACGGAGCGATAACGGTGACGTTCAGCGAGGCGATGGACGCCAATACGCTAACGACGGCGACGTTTAGCCTGACGGACGGAGTGGCGCCGGTGACGGGCGCGGTGAGTTATACGGGTACGACGGCGACGTTTACGCCGACGGGCAGCCTGTCGTATGCGACCAGCTATACGGCGACGGTTACGACGGGGGTGACGGACCTGGCGGGCAATGCGCTGGGAGCGAATTACGTATGGGGATTTACGACAGGGCGGAGCCTGACGTGACGGCGCCGACGGTAAGCGCGACGAGTCCCGTGAGCAATGAGACGAACGTGGCGGTCAACGGAGCGATAACGGTGACGTTCAGCGAGGCGATGGACGCCAATACGCTAACGACGGCGACGTTTAGCCTGACGGACGGAGTGACGCCGGTGACGGGCGCGGTGAGTTATACGGGTACGACGGCGACGTTTACGCCGACGGGCAGTTTGTCGTATGCGACCAGCTATACGGCGACGGTTACGACGGGGGTGACGGACCTGGCGGGCAATGCGCTGGGAGCGAATTACGTATGGGGATTTACGACAGGGGCGGAGCCTGACGTGACGGCGCCGACGGTAAGCGCGACGAGTCCCGTGAGCAATGAGACGAACGTGGCGGTCAACGGAGCGATAACGGTGACGTTCAGCGAGGCGATGGACGCCAATACGCTAACGACGGCGACGTTTAGCCTGACGGACGGAGTGACGCCGGTGACGGGCGCGGTGAGTTATACGGGTACGACGGCGACGTTTACGCCGACGGGCAGTTTGTCGTATGCGACCAGCTATACGGCGACGGTTACGACGGGGGTGACGGACCTGGCGGGCAATGCGCTGGGAGCGAATTACGTATGGGGATTTACGACAGGGGCGGAGCCTGACGTGACGGCGCCGACGGTAAGCGCGACGAGTCCCGTGAGCAATGAGACGAACGTGGCGGTCAACGGAGCGATAACGGTGACGTTCAGCGAGGCGATGGACGCCAATACGCTAACGACGGCGACGTTTAGCCTGACGGACGGAGTGGCGCCGGTGACGGGCGCGGTGAGTTATACGGGTACGACGGCGACGTTTACGCCGACGGGCAGCCTGTCGTATGCGACCAGCTATACGGCGACGGTTACGACGGGGGTGACGGACCTGGCGGGCAATGCGCTGGGAGCGAATTACGTATGGGGATTTACGACAGGGGCG from Candidatus Brocadia sp. includes these protein-coding regions:
- a CDS encoding cold-shock protein; this encodes MANGTVKWFNDKKGFGFISQDNGDDVFVHQSSIQSEGFRTLAEGDKVEFEIIKDQKGYKATKVVKL
- the lnt gene encoding apolipoprotein N-acyltransferase, whose protein sequence is MSRATGVKILALSFLTVILLCLSFPPADLGYLAWIACVPWFTLIVTEKKYTWLYSLGIGAAFFIVQLSWLRHIAIIAWVLLSFYCAAYFLAFAFCSRFITARLKLPLVVVVPCIWTACEFVRSFLLSGFPWFFIGHTQYQCLPIIQIADIAGVYGISFIIIMANAAIADLLVRSFAGQKRAFFSLTCILPPVLVAASILYGFSWLRHYHPKEGPVVCMIQGNIPQDLKFESTEEDEIQILKKYTDLSMSIQGTPIDLLVWPETMMPGILNIDPELTGRKIDFLSQLTATKLAQELNTNLLLGGIALTFVGKEQVYFNSGYYYNREGTLLSRYDKIHLVLFGEFTPLKTYFPFLANLVPYEIGLTHGSRRTIFSLDAVQNGRFAFGSSICYEDTVPSLMRKFKKDGADFMLNITNDGWFRDSAELDQHLAIMVFRAVENRISMARAANTGISSFVAPDGTIYDKLSDSAGKYREISGVLINRIKYVEKYCPFYVLCGDWFAVLCTAATGIILILAIIKLRVIDIGKPEYKGH
- a CDS encoding glycosyltransferase family 2 protein, which codes for MKREENKQTKIAIVIPVYNRKAHTLNCLRQLQMIDKTGMDITIVVVDDGSSDGTSELVATEYPEVVILRGDGNLWWSGATNMGVKYALDQKSDYVLALNDDVEFQGDFLVQLLKTAKSYDNTIVCGIVCDTDRKDKIMSAGLRAKGFLNYIYTGHLSGADVSALPENEFASDITAGRAVLIPTEVFREVGLFDAQKFPHHMGDMDFILRAKKKGFKVLVNPRSFVYTKIGDNYFPIQIIEKSVWQNIKGFFHVKSTVNFRTRWNFYLRHTPYFLGWISFLYFCLRMSIVIIYKILMPKQMLVRVMKKRSLKVQSMK
- a CDS encoding molybdopterin molybdotransferase MoeA, with the translated sequence MISVDTAIKIVEDTIKPLPVKTIPFENALGFCLAEDMQSDIDMPPFNRSAMDGYAVIAEDTANAPVELTVIEDIAAGHMPTKKVSHGQASKIMTGAAVPAGADAVVKFEETEDLSVSNRVKILRPIDKGRNISSRGEDMQVGQKVLCKGMPVRSQEIGILATIGKSQVKVFSAPTVGIISTGDELVDVGLKPSVAQIRNSNGYSLAAQARRMHAEVDLLGIVKDTKEEISSMMQWGFRKDILILSGGVSMGEYDLVGDVMKDFNTRIYFEKVALRPGKPVIFGKKDTTFIFALPGNPVASFVTFELFVYPAIRKMMGFTHVHRTTLQASLETEILVKRKRREYRPAFLRMHNNTWMVSPVEWHGSADLLATTMANSLLIVREDAERLVTGQLVDVIPLE
- a CDS encoding Ig-like domain-containing protein; translation: MSATSPVGNEVGVDIYSAIAVTFSEEMDANTITTATFIVTDGVTPVVGTVDYAGTTATFTPIGNLSYATNYTATITTGATDLAGNALVANYSWGFTAGAAPPQGLQAYYALDEGNGTVANDLSGNGNDGTINGAAWSTGKGGGGLSFDGSNDSVAVPRMNNDEVSVCAWFYKNTNDLTRNDALFSGYRHSSNQQLREGFELRFPASAPNRIEFVLVTQDGNGVRTTRTTRRSFINSAGSWYHVVGTYNKTTGIQKLYVNGEVVHTQTHVPGNTIVPLVFYADMRIGYSRVNNGYFNGVIDNILLYNRVLDDKEIRDLYNAFTFGLQARYAFSEGTGIIVGDSSGNGNHGSISGGAAWTSGKNGGGLNFDGINDRVSIPRMNYDEVSVGAWCYKNANDASRNDAIFSGFRNNSNVQLCEGFELRFPASAPNTVQFLLVTQNGSGVRTLRTAQWDLGNSVGSWYHVTGIYSKATGEQRLYVNGQLVNTQTHPAGNTIVPLTQNSDMRIGHSWVNNGYFHGILDDVRLYKQVLSDQEVLDLFNSPTVSATSPVSNETNVAVNGAITVTFSEAMDANTLTTATFSLTDGVTPVTGAVSYTGTTATFTPTGSLSYATSYTATVTTGVTDLAGNALGANYVWGFTTGAEPDVTAPTVSATSPVSNETNVAVNGAITVTFSEAMDANTLTTATFSLTDGVTPVTGAVSYTGTTATFTPTGSLSYATSYTATVTTGVTDLAGNALGANYVWGFTTGAEPDVTAPTVSATSPVSNETNVAVNGAITVTFSEAMDANTLTTATFSLTDGVAPVTGAVSYTGTTATFTPTGSLSYATSYTATVTTGVTDLAGNALGANYVWGFTTGRSLT
- a CDS encoding ABC transporter permease; protein product: MRILLSIDAAGKKGILLVGQMSLLAAKGFAGIFIPPFNLKLVLREIDNFGAGSLFLVDLIALFTGMVMALQTIYGLRMYGAEIYVGSVVSLSLVRELGPVMASIMVGARVGSGIAAEIGAMQVTEQIDAMRALGASPVKKLVSPKILAGMITLPLLTVTADIVGIFGGMIVALYELEIDRTFYIDSVLTTITISDLLSGIGKTVIFGVLVSVIGCYFGLRTTGGTTGVGRSTTVTVVTISILILISDFFLTKLFLILF
- a CDS encoding Ig-like domain-containing protein codes for the protein MGIYDRAEPDVTAPTVSATSPVSNETNVAVNGAITVTFSEAMDANTLTTATFSLTDGVTPVTGAVSYTGTTATFTPTGSLSYATSYTATVTTGVTDLAGNALGANYVWGFTTGAEPDVTAPTVSATSPVSNETNVAVNGAITVTFSEAMDANTLTTATFSLTDGVTPVTGAVSYTGTTATFTPTGSLSYATSYTATVTTGVTDLAGNALGANYVWGFTTGAEPDVTAPTVSATSPVSNETNVAVNGAITVTFSEAMDANTLTTATFSLTDGVAPVTGAVSYTGTTATFTPTGSLSYATSYTATVTTGVTDLAGNALGANYVWGFTTGAEPDVTAPTVSATSPVSNETNVAVNGAITVTFSEAMDANTLTTATFSLTDGVTPVTGAVSYTGTTATFTPTGSLSYATSYTATVTTGVTDLAGNALGANYVWGFTTGAEPDVTAPTVSATSPVSNETNVAVNGAITVTFSEAMDANTLTTATFSLTDGVTPVTGAVSYTGTTATFTPTGSLSYATSYTATVTTGVTDLAGNALGANYVWGFTTGAEPDVTAPTVSATSPVSNETNVAVNGAITVTFSEAMDANTLTTATFSLTDGVTPVTGAVSYTGTTATFTPTGSLSYATSYTATVTTGVTDLAGNALGANYVWGFTTGRSLT